One region of Baekduia soli genomic DNA includes:
- a CDS encoding acyl-CoA dehydrogenase family protein: MDEHVYPAEAVYEDQLRAAGDPHHHAPVIEELKAEARRRGLWNLFHPHEEWGPGLSNVEYAPLAEIMGRSILGPEACNCNAPDTGNMEVLTLFGTPEMQDRWLRPLLDGDIRSAFAMTEPAVASSDATNIELRIERDGDEYVLNGRKWWTTNALHANCKVLIVMGKTDPGAAPHQQQSMIVVPLDTPGVTVLRNLPVFGYVHPEGHGEVDFKDVRVPVENILAGEGQGFMIAQARLGPGRIHHCMRTIGAAERALELMCKRAQARVTFGQPVSERANIQDWIAEARIDLEMLRLLTMKTAWLMDTVGNRHARVEIAAIKVAAPEVALRIIDRAIQVHGGGGVTDDFPLAAMYAHVRTLRLADGPDEVHKRTIARTELRRWAPREGAGA; encoded by the coding sequence ATGGACGAGCACGTCTACCCGGCCGAGGCGGTCTACGAGGACCAGCTGCGCGCCGCGGGCGATCCCCATCACCACGCCCCGGTGATCGAGGAGCTCAAGGCCGAGGCGCGTCGCCGCGGCCTCTGGAACCTGTTCCACCCCCACGAGGAGTGGGGCCCGGGCCTGTCCAACGTCGAGTACGCGCCGCTGGCCGAGATCATGGGCCGCAGCATCCTCGGCCCGGAGGCCTGCAACTGCAACGCCCCGGACACCGGCAACATGGAGGTGTTGACGCTCTTCGGCACGCCGGAGATGCAGGACCGCTGGCTGCGCCCGCTGCTGGACGGCGACATCCGGTCGGCGTTCGCCATGACCGAGCCGGCCGTCGCCTCCTCCGACGCCACGAACATCGAGCTGCGCATCGAGCGCGACGGTGACGAGTACGTGCTCAACGGCCGCAAGTGGTGGACGACCAACGCCCTGCACGCCAACTGCAAGGTGCTCATCGTCATGGGCAAGACCGACCCCGGCGCGGCGCCCCACCAGCAGCAGTCGATGATCGTGGTGCCGCTCGACACGCCCGGCGTCACGGTCCTGCGCAACCTCCCGGTCTTCGGCTACGTGCACCCCGAGGGCCACGGCGAGGTCGACTTCAAGGACGTCCGCGTGCCCGTGGAGAACATCCTGGCCGGCGAGGGCCAGGGCTTCATGATCGCCCAGGCCCGGCTCGGCCCCGGCCGCATCCACCACTGCATGCGCACGATCGGCGCCGCCGAGCGTGCGTTGGAGCTCATGTGCAAGCGCGCCCAGGCGCGCGTGACGTTCGGCCAGCCCGTGTCCGAGCGCGCGAACATCCAGGACTGGATCGCCGAGGCGCGCATCGACCTCGAGATGCTCCGGCTGCTGACGATGAAGACCGCCTGGCTCATGGACACCGTCGGCAACCGCCACGCGCGCGTCGAGATCGCGGCGATCAAGGTCGCCGCCCCCGAGGTCGCGCTGCGGATCATCGACCGGGCGATCCAGGTGCACGGCGGCGGCGGCGTGACCGACGACTTCCCGCTGGCCGCGATGTACGCGCACGTGCGCACGCTCCGCCTGGCCGACGGCCCCGACGAGGTGCACAAGCGCACCATCGCCCGGACCGAGCTGCGCCGGTGGGCGCCCCGAGAGGGCGCCGGCGCCTAG
- a CDS encoding J domain-containing protein: MDPHAVLGLDPGATARDVQRAYRDLAKRFHPDHAGEGAGELMMSINAAYDLLRDQLVEGAEPGPHPTAPDPALAPAADPELQGAWLAPGVRRVLARELLAALEPGELVEEVVLTATADSHDVQLVVTDHRLLWLRDDAIMGRVRSLRLREITEVEARAGGRFRSAGHLRLRTADGRRMRFFELRPDVLSRIAAAIAARDRPAGRGTTFSTHPTTERERHERRNDR, from the coding sequence GTGGATCCGCACGCCGTCCTCGGCCTCGACCCCGGTGCGACGGCGCGCGACGTCCAGCGCGCCTACCGGGACCTGGCCAAGCGCTTCCACCCCGACCACGCCGGCGAGGGCGCGGGCGAGCTGATGATGTCGATCAACGCCGCCTACGACCTGCTTCGCGACCAGCTCGTCGAGGGCGCCGAGCCCGGGCCGCACCCCACGGCGCCCGACCCCGCCTTGGCGCCGGCCGCCGACCCCGAGCTGCAGGGCGCGTGGCTGGCGCCCGGCGTGCGGCGCGTCCTGGCCCGCGAGCTGCTGGCCGCGCTGGAGCCGGGCGAGCTGGTCGAGGAGGTCGTGCTCACGGCGACCGCCGACAGCCACGACGTCCAGCTCGTCGTCACCGATCATCGGCTGCTCTGGCTGCGCGACGACGCGATCATGGGCCGGGTGCGCTCCCTGCGCCTGCGGGAGATCACCGAGGTCGAGGCGCGGGCGGGCGGGCGCTTCCGCAGCGCCGGGCACCTGCGCCTGCGCACGGCCGACGGGCGGCGCATGCGGTTCTTCGAGCTGCGCCCCGACGTCCTCTCGCGGATCGCGGCCGCGATCGCCGCGCGTGATCGCCCCGCCGGGCGGGGTACGACCTTCTCGACGCACCCAACGACCGAGAGGGAACGCCATGAGCGACGGAACGACCGATGA
- a CDS encoding HU family DNA-binding protein yields MNKTEFVEAIAKESGLTNADARKAIEAVISTVEKTLKKGDEIAITGFGKFSVSKRAARTGRNPQTGEAVKIKASKAPKFTAGAGLKTAVNGARKK; encoded by the coding sequence ATGAACAAGACTGAGTTCGTAGAGGCCATCGCGAAGGAGAGCGGGCTCACGAACGCCGACGCCCGCAAGGCCATCGAGGCCGTCATCTCCACCGTCGAGAAGACCCTCAAGAAGGGTGATGAGATCGCGATCACCGGCTTCGGCAAGTTCTCCGTGTCCAAGCGCGCCGCCCGCACGGGCCGCAACCCGCAGACCGGCGAGGCGGTCAAGATCAAGGCCAGCAAGGCCCCGAAGTTCACCGCCGGCGCGGGTCTGAAGACCGCCGTCAACGGCGCCCGCAAGAAGTAG
- a CDS encoding CsbD family protein, producing MSDGTTDDLKGRAKEAAGDLTGDRDLKNEGKVDRASGSVKDKVDDTADKVKDLLHKD from the coding sequence ATGAGCGACGGAACGACCGATGACCTGAAGGGCCGCGCCAAGGAGGCCGCCGGCGACCTGACCGGGGACCGCGACCTCAAGAACGAGGGCAAGGTCGACCGCGCCTCGGGCTCAGTCAAGGACAAGGTCGACGACACCGCCGACAAGGTCAAGGACCTGCTCCACAAGGATTGA
- a CDS encoding GNAT family N-acetyltransferase translates to MDPAVRDNPGSQRYEITADGAVAGFAQYRLRPGLIAFIHTEVDEAMTGRGLGRTLIASALQDARARSLAVLPFCPFVSAYLQRHPDDQDLVPEAYRNDFGL, encoded by the coding sequence ATGGACCCAGCGGTGCGCGACAACCCCGGGTCGCAGCGCTACGAGATCACGGCCGACGGCGCCGTGGCCGGGTTCGCGCAGTACCGCCTGCGGCCCGGGCTCATCGCGTTCATCCACACCGAGGTCGACGAGGCGATGACGGGCCGGGGCCTGGGGCGCACGCTCATCGCCTCCGCGCTGCAGGACGCGCGCGCCCGCTCGCTGGCCGTGCTGCCGTTCTGCCCGTTCGTCAGCGCCTACCTCCAGCGCCACCCCGACGACCAGGACCTGGTGCCCGAGGCCTACAGGAACGACTTCGGGCTGTGA